Proteins encoded together in one Dermacentor variabilis isolate Ectoservices chromosome 2, ASM5094787v1, whole genome shotgun sequence window:
- the Mef2 gene encoding myocyte enhancer factor 2 isoform X2, with product MGRKKIQISRITDERNRQVTFTKRKFGLMKKAYELSVLCDCEIALIIFNSTNKLFQYASTDMDKVLLKYTEYNEPHESRTNSDIVEKLRHQRLDGGSQALSKKEHKNSTNGCDSPEPDADQYSLTTRPEAKYSKINEEFELMMQRSAQLNGSRGQPSMSQGMSSLAGYASQEGLMQPSPQMTHSSVSPRPSSSGGALLDMNGVSSNGYHRSTSPSANLASCSSPAGKGSKGASPSRSSSSAAGLRVVLPGSPSPTGQLHDPSHLFLQQSMVRTSNASLTTPVVSVTGPGMPGMSAYPSSLAAGFPPSDFQLNPELGLAGFNSPGLMHNWSTQGPLANAAVPSGAMQAHSSGSPSVLGSHLSLGNATPPPASSPLPIRIKSEPISPPRGGGGGDGLHGGGSNARPPSGHLSPPGQPPLTPSTSSSPDPTGDYDGAKRPRLSADGWPTLSKRPSL from the exons ATGGGGAGGAAAAAAATACAGATATCCAGGATCACGGACGAGAGGAACCGGCAG GTGACGTTTACGAAGCGCAAGTTTGGCCTGATGAAGAAGGCCTATGAGCTGAGTGTGCTCTGTGACTGCGAGATCGCCCTGATCATCTTCAACAGCACCAACAAGCTGTTCCAGTATGCCAGTACTGACATGGACAAGGTTCTGCTCAAGTACACCGAGTACAACGAGCCACACGAGAGTCGCACCAACAGCGACATTGTTGAG AAATTGCGCCACCAACGCCTGGATGGCGGCAGTCAG GCACTGAGCAAGAAGGAACACAAGAATTCCACAAATGGTTGCGACAGCCCAGAGCCAGATGCCGACCAGTACTCGCTGACCACCCGGCCAGAAGCCAAGTACAGCAAAATCAATGAGGAGTTTGAATTGATGATGCAGCGCAGTGCTCAACTGAATGGGTCTCGA GGCCAGCCTTCCATGAGCCAAGGCATGAGCTCCCTCGCTGGCTATGCGTCCCAGGAAGGTCTTATGCAGCCTTCTCCCCAGATGACTCACTCTAGTGTCAGCCCCCGCCCGAGCTCTTCAG GGGGTGCCTTGCTGGACATGAATGGTGTGAGCTCCAATGGCTACCACCGGTCAACGTCCCCGTCAGCCAACTTGGCCAGCTGCAGTTCCCCTGCAGGCAAAGGTTCCAAGGGGGCCTCACCCAGCCGCTCATCTTCTTCTGCCGCTGGACTGCGTGTCGTCCTCCCAGGATCTCCTTCCCCCACAGGACAGCTG CATGACCCCTCACACTTGTTCCTCCAGCAGTCAATGGTTCGGACATCCAATGCTTCGCTCACAACCCCAGTTGTCTCAGTGACGGGGCCAGGGATGCCTGGCATGTCAGCGTATCCGTCCTCTCTAGCAGCTGGCTTTCCTCCAT CGGACTTCCAGCTAAACCCTGAACTTGGCCTCGCGGGTTTCAACTCTCCAGGGCTGATGCATAACTGGTCTACTCAAGGTCCCCTGGCCAATGCTGCTGTGCCTTCTGGGGCCATGCAGGCTCACTCCAG TGGGAGCCCCAGTGTTCTTGGCAGCCACTTGTCTCTAGGAAATGCAACACCGCCACCTGCATCATCTCCCTTGCCCATCCGGATCAAAAGCGAACCCATTTCACCACCGCGTGGTGGCGGAGGCGGAGATGGTCTGCACGGGGGAGGCAGCAATGCTCGACCCCCATCGGGCCACTTGTCACCTCCTGGGCAGCCCCCACTGACCCCTTCCACATCTTCCTCGCCGGACCCGACAGGCGACTACGATGGTGCTAAGCGCCCACGCCTCTCGGCCGACGGCTGGCCGAC ctTATCAAAGAGACCCTCTCTGTGA
- the Mef2 gene encoding myocyte enhancer factor 2 isoform X1: MGRKKIQISRITDERNRQVTFTKRKFGLMKKAYELSVLCDCEIALIIFNSTNKLFQYASTDMDKVLLKYTEYNEPHESRTNSDIVEKLRHQRLDGGSQALSKKEHKNSTNGCDSPEPDADQYSLTTRPEAKYSKINEEFELMMQRSAQLNGSRGQPSMSQGMSSLAGYASQEGLMQPSPQMTHSSVSPRPSSSGGALLDMNGVSSNGYHRSTSPSANLASCSSPAGKGSKGASPSRSSSSAAGLRVVLPGSPSPTGQLHDPSHLFLQQSMVRTSNASLTTPVVSVTGPGMPGMSAYPSSLAAGFPPCFLFSPTLAADFQLNPELGLAGFNSPGLMHNWSTQGPLANAAVPSGAMQAHSSGSPSVLGSHLSLGNATPPPASSPLPIRIKSEPISPPRGGGGGDGLHGGGSNARPPSGHLSPPGQPPLTPSTSSSPDPTGDYDGAKRPRLSADGWPTLSKRPSL; this comes from the exons ATGGGGAGGAAAAAAATACAGATATCCAGGATCACGGACGAGAGGAACCGGCAG GTGACGTTTACGAAGCGCAAGTTTGGCCTGATGAAGAAGGCCTATGAGCTGAGTGTGCTCTGTGACTGCGAGATCGCCCTGATCATCTTCAACAGCACCAACAAGCTGTTCCAGTATGCCAGTACTGACATGGACAAGGTTCTGCTCAAGTACACCGAGTACAACGAGCCACACGAGAGTCGCACCAACAGCGACATTGTTGAG AAATTGCGCCACCAACGCCTGGATGGCGGCAGTCAG GCACTGAGCAAGAAGGAACACAAGAATTCCACAAATGGTTGCGACAGCCCAGAGCCAGATGCCGACCAGTACTCGCTGACCACCCGGCCAGAAGCCAAGTACAGCAAAATCAATGAGGAGTTTGAATTGATGATGCAGCGCAGTGCTCAACTGAATGGGTCTCGA GGCCAGCCTTCCATGAGCCAAGGCATGAGCTCCCTCGCTGGCTATGCGTCCCAGGAAGGTCTTATGCAGCCTTCTCCCCAGATGACTCACTCTAGTGTCAGCCCCCGCCCGAGCTCTTCAG GGGGTGCCTTGCTGGACATGAATGGTGTGAGCTCCAATGGCTACCACCGGTCAACGTCCCCGTCAGCCAACTTGGCCAGCTGCAGTTCCCCTGCAGGCAAAGGTTCCAAGGGGGCCTCACCCAGCCGCTCATCTTCTTCTGCCGCTGGACTGCGTGTCGTCCTCCCAGGATCTCCTTCCCCCACAGGACAGCTG CATGACCCCTCACACTTGTTCCTCCAGCAGTCAATGGTTCGGACATCCAATGCTTCGCTCACAACCCCAGTTGTCTCAGTGACGGGGCCAGGGATGCCTGGCATGTCAGCGTATCCGTCCTCTCTAGCAGCTGGCTTTCCTCCAT GCTTTCTGTTCTCTCCCACACTTGCAGCGGACTTCCAGCTAAACCCTGAACTTGGCCTCGCGGGTTTCAACTCTCCAGGGCTGATGCATAACTGGTCTACTCAAGGTCCCCTGGCCAATGCTGCTGTGCCTTCTGGGGCCATGCAGGCTCACTCCAG TGGGAGCCCCAGTGTTCTTGGCAGCCACTTGTCTCTAGGAAATGCAACACCGCCACCTGCATCATCTCCCTTGCCCATCCGGATCAAAAGCGAACCCATTTCACCACCGCGTGGTGGCGGAGGCGGAGATGGTCTGCACGGGGGAGGCAGCAATGCTCGACCCCCATCGGGCCACTTGTCACCTCCTGGGCAGCCCCCACTGACCCCTTCCACATCTTCCTCGCCGGACCCGACAGGCGACTACGATGGTGCTAAGCGCCCACGCCTCTCGGCCGACGGCTGGCCGAC ctTATCAAAGAGACCCTCTCTGTGA
- the Mef2 gene encoding myocyte enhancer factor 2 isoform X3: MGRKKIQISRITDERNRQVTFTKRKFGLMKKAYELSVLCDCEIALIIFNSTNKLFQYASTDMDKVLLKYTEYNEPHESRTNSDIVEALSKKEHKNSTNGCDSPEPDADQYSLTTRPEAKYSKINEEFELMMQRSAQLNGSRGQPSMSQGMSSLAGYASQEGLMQPSPQMTHSSVSPRPSSSGGALLDMNGVSSNGYHRSTSPSANLASCSSPAGKGSKGASPSRSSSSAAGLRVVLPGSPSPTGQLHDPSHLFLQQSMVRTSNASLTTPVVSVTGPGMPGMSAYPSSLAAGFPPCFLFSPTLAADFQLNPELGLAGFNSPGLMHNWSTQGPLANAAVPSGAMQAHSSGSPSVLGSHLSLGNATPPPASSPLPIRIKSEPISPPRGGGGGDGLHGGGSNARPPSGHLSPPGQPPLTPSTSSSPDPTGDYDGAKRPRLSADGWPTLSKRPSL; the protein is encoded by the exons ATGGGGAGGAAAAAAATACAGATATCCAGGATCACGGACGAGAGGAACCGGCAG GTGACGTTTACGAAGCGCAAGTTTGGCCTGATGAAGAAGGCCTATGAGCTGAGTGTGCTCTGTGACTGCGAGATCGCCCTGATCATCTTCAACAGCACCAACAAGCTGTTCCAGTATGCCAGTACTGACATGGACAAGGTTCTGCTCAAGTACACCGAGTACAACGAGCCACACGAGAGTCGCACCAACAGCGACATTGTTGAG GCACTGAGCAAGAAGGAACACAAGAATTCCACAAATGGTTGCGACAGCCCAGAGCCAGATGCCGACCAGTACTCGCTGACCACCCGGCCAGAAGCCAAGTACAGCAAAATCAATGAGGAGTTTGAATTGATGATGCAGCGCAGTGCTCAACTGAATGGGTCTCGA GGCCAGCCTTCCATGAGCCAAGGCATGAGCTCCCTCGCTGGCTATGCGTCCCAGGAAGGTCTTATGCAGCCTTCTCCCCAGATGACTCACTCTAGTGTCAGCCCCCGCCCGAGCTCTTCAG GGGGTGCCTTGCTGGACATGAATGGTGTGAGCTCCAATGGCTACCACCGGTCAACGTCCCCGTCAGCCAACTTGGCCAGCTGCAGTTCCCCTGCAGGCAAAGGTTCCAAGGGGGCCTCACCCAGCCGCTCATCTTCTTCTGCCGCTGGACTGCGTGTCGTCCTCCCAGGATCTCCTTCCCCCACAGGACAGCTG CATGACCCCTCACACTTGTTCCTCCAGCAGTCAATGGTTCGGACATCCAATGCTTCGCTCACAACCCCAGTTGTCTCAGTGACGGGGCCAGGGATGCCTGGCATGTCAGCGTATCCGTCCTCTCTAGCAGCTGGCTTTCCTCCAT GCTTTCTGTTCTCTCCCACACTTGCAGCGGACTTCCAGCTAAACCCTGAACTTGGCCTCGCGGGTTTCAACTCTCCAGGGCTGATGCATAACTGGTCTACTCAAGGTCCCCTGGCCAATGCTGCTGTGCCTTCTGGGGCCATGCAGGCTCACTCCAG TGGGAGCCCCAGTGTTCTTGGCAGCCACTTGTCTCTAGGAAATGCAACACCGCCACCTGCATCATCTCCCTTGCCCATCCGGATCAAAAGCGAACCCATTTCACCACCGCGTGGTGGCGGAGGCGGAGATGGTCTGCACGGGGGAGGCAGCAATGCTCGACCCCCATCGGGCCACTTGTCACCTCCTGGGCAGCCCCCACTGACCCCTTCCACATCTTCCTCGCCGGACCCGACAGGCGACTACGATGGTGCTAAGCGCCCACGCCTCTCGGCCGACGGCTGGCCGAC ctTATCAAAGAGACCCTCTCTGTGA
- the Mef2 gene encoding myocyte enhancer factor 2 isoform X4, protein MGRKKIQISRITDERNRQVTFTKRKFGLMKKAYELSVLCDCEIALIIFNSTNKLFQYASTDMDKVLLKYTEYNEPHESRTNSDIVEALSKKEHKNSTNGCDSPEPDADQYSLTTRPEAKYSKINEEFELMMQRSAQLNGSRGQPSMSQGMSSLAGYASQEGLMQPSPQMTHSSVSPRPSSSGGALLDMNGVSSNGYHRSTSPSANLASCSSPAGKGSKGASPSRSSSSAAGLRVVLPGSPSPTGQLHDPSHLFLQQSMVRTSNASLTTPVVSVTGPGMPGMSAYPSSLAAGFPPSDFQLNPELGLAGFNSPGLMHNWSTQGPLANAAVPSGAMQAHSSGSPSVLGSHLSLGNATPPPASSPLPIRIKSEPISPPRGGGGGDGLHGGGSNARPPSGHLSPPGQPPLTPSTSSSPDPTGDYDGAKRPRLSADGWPT, encoded by the exons ATGGGGAGGAAAAAAATACAGATATCCAGGATCACGGACGAGAGGAACCGGCAG GTGACGTTTACGAAGCGCAAGTTTGGCCTGATGAAGAAGGCCTATGAGCTGAGTGTGCTCTGTGACTGCGAGATCGCCCTGATCATCTTCAACAGCACCAACAAGCTGTTCCAGTATGCCAGTACTGACATGGACAAGGTTCTGCTCAAGTACACCGAGTACAACGAGCCACACGAGAGTCGCACCAACAGCGACATTGTTGAG GCACTGAGCAAGAAGGAACACAAGAATTCCACAAATGGTTGCGACAGCCCAGAGCCAGATGCCGACCAGTACTCGCTGACCACCCGGCCAGAAGCCAAGTACAGCAAAATCAATGAGGAGTTTGAATTGATGATGCAGCGCAGTGCTCAACTGAATGGGTCTCGA GGCCAGCCTTCCATGAGCCAAGGCATGAGCTCCCTCGCTGGCTATGCGTCCCAGGAAGGTCTTATGCAGCCTTCTCCCCAGATGACTCACTCTAGTGTCAGCCCCCGCCCGAGCTCTTCAG GGGGTGCCTTGCTGGACATGAATGGTGTGAGCTCCAATGGCTACCACCGGTCAACGTCCCCGTCAGCCAACTTGGCCAGCTGCAGTTCCCCTGCAGGCAAAGGTTCCAAGGGGGCCTCACCCAGCCGCTCATCTTCTTCTGCCGCTGGACTGCGTGTCGTCCTCCCAGGATCTCCTTCCCCCACAGGACAGCTG CATGACCCCTCACACTTGTTCCTCCAGCAGTCAATGGTTCGGACATCCAATGCTTCGCTCACAACCCCAGTTGTCTCAGTGACGGGGCCAGGGATGCCTGGCATGTCAGCGTATCCGTCCTCTCTAGCAGCTGGCTTTCCTCCAT CGGACTTCCAGCTAAACCCTGAACTTGGCCTCGCGGGTTTCAACTCTCCAGGGCTGATGCATAACTGGTCTACTCAAGGTCCCCTGGCCAATGCTGCTGTGCCTTCTGGGGCCATGCAGGCTCACTCCAG TGGGAGCCCCAGTGTTCTTGGCAGCCACTTGTCTCTAGGAAATGCAACACCGCCACCTGCATCATCTCCCTTGCCCATCCGGATCAAAAGCGAACCCATTTCACCACCGCGTGGTGGCGGAGGCGGAGATGGTCTGCACGGGGGAGGCAGCAATGCTCGACCCCCATCGGGCCACTTGTCACCTCCTGGGCAGCCCCCACTGACCCCTTCCACATCTTCCTCGCCGGACCCGACAGGCGACTACGATGGTGCTAAGCGCCCACGCCTCTCGGCCGACGGCTGGCCGACGTAA